The Mesorhizobium loti genome includes a region encoding these proteins:
- a CDS encoding sarcosine oxidase subunit delta, whose protein sequence is MQLFPCPFCGPRDETEFHFGGDAGNARPDGADVPIERWANYLYLRANPKGTAREIWVHMNCGEFFVMERDTVTHKVLSSAALGGEHAA, encoded by the coding sequence ATGCAACTCTTTCCTTGCCCATTCTGCGGCCCGCGTGACGAGACCGAGTTCCACTTTGGCGGGGATGCCGGCAATGCGCGGCCGGACGGCGCCGACGTGCCGATCGAGCGCTGGGCAAACTATCTCTATCTGCGCGCCAACCCCAAAGGCACGGCGCGCGAAATCTGGGTTCACATGAACTGCGGCGAGTTCTTCGTCATGGAGCGTGACACCGTCACCCACAAGGTGCTGTCCTCGGCCGCTCTCGGCGGGGAGCACGCCGCGTGA
- a CDS encoding epoxide hydrolase, producing MAKPAPFKIAISDDQLADLKARLQHTRWPDEPAGAGWMTGTNLDYMKRLTDYWLHEYDWRKAEASLNALPNYKVNIEGIDLHFVHRPSRKKGATAILLLHGWPDSFYRYHKVVDALAEEFHVVVPSIPGFGFSGKTALPADKVADIFARLMDDVLGYHRFIVAGGDLGSVIAMSLAQRHADKLIGSHLTDVGYPDQTTDFGALSGLEQGYAGAIQQWFFMHGAFNLVQATKPQSLAFAMNDSPVGLAAWIMSFMAGMGVGDDADARFGRDELLTNIMIYWLTETAASSFRVYNQNAMQPPTIKGKNTRVPVAVATEVPIPGGVRLPREWAERQTSGNVVQFHDMEKAGHFAAWEDPAFYVEDIKQFAALVAK from the coding sequence ATGGCCAAGCCAGCCCCGTTCAAGATTGCCATTTCCGATGACCAACTCGCCGATCTAAAGGCGCGCCTGCAACACACCCGTTGGCCGGACGAGCCCGCCGGAGCAGGATGGATGACTGGTACAAATCTCGATTACATGAAGAGACTGACCGACTATTGGCTCCATGAATATGATTGGCGAAAGGCCGAAGCGAGCCTGAACGCGTTGCCGAACTACAAGGTCAATATTGAGGGGATTGACCTGCATTTCGTCCATCGACCGTCACGAAAGAAGGGCGCGACGGCAATCCTCTTGCTTCATGGCTGGCCGGACAGTTTTTACCGGTACCACAAAGTCGTGGATGCGCTGGCGGAGGAATTTCACGTTGTCGTGCCCTCCATTCCGGGGTTTGGCTTCTCCGGCAAAACGGCTCTTCCCGCCGACAAGGTGGCCGACATTTTTGCCCGGCTCATGGATGATGTCCTGGGTTACCACCGCTTCATCGTGGCGGGCGGCGATCTGGGGTCGGTGATCGCCATGTCGCTGGCGCAGCGCCACGCGGACAAGCTTATTGGTTCCCATCTGACCGATGTGGGCTACCCGGACCAGACCACGGATTTTGGCGCCCTGAGCGGGCTGGAACAAGGTTATGCAGGGGCGATTCAACAATGGTTCTTCATGCATGGCGCCTTTAATCTTGTGCAGGCCACAAAGCCGCAAAGCCTTGCCTTCGCCATGAATGACTCGCCGGTAGGACTCGCGGCATGGATCATGAGCTTCATGGCCGGAATGGGGGTCGGCGATGATGCGGATGCCAGATTTGGTCGCGATGAGCTTTTGACCAACATCATGATCTACTGGCTGACGGAAACGGCCGCCTCATCGTTCCGCGTCTACAATCAAAACGCTATGCAGCCGCCTACGATCAAGGGGAAGAACACCAGGGTTCCGGTGGCGGTGGCGACTGAAGTGCCGATTCCAGGCGGAGTTCGCCTGCCCCGTGAATGGGCGGAGCGCCAGACCTCGGGAAATGTCGTGCAATTTCACGATATGGAAAAGGCAGGTCATTTCGCTGCGTGGGAGGATCCAGCGTTCTATGTCGAAGACATCAAGCAATTCGCTGCACTTGTTGCGAAATAG
- a CDS encoding sarcosine oxidase subunit beta produces MTRRYSALSLFKEGLAGQTGWQPAWRSPEPKPSYDAIVIGGGGHGLATAYYLAKNHNIARVAVLERGWIGGGNTGRNTTVVRSNYYYPASVELYGLAHRLYEGLSKDLNYNVMLSQRGMVNLCHSTAEMEIGARTVNAMQINGIDAELFSPDDVRRVAPIYNFSPDARFPVFGGIWQGRAGTARHDAVAWGYARAASRLGVDIIQNCEITDFIIEGGRCRGVQTSRGAIRAERIGMAVAGHSSVLAAKAGFRLPINSYALQACVSEPVKPILDTVVLSPGCGVYVSQSDKGEIVIGGGLDRIPSYAQRGNLPTLEAVIAGLLEMFPIFGQLKLMRQWAGIVDVVPDSSPIIGESPLPGLFLNCGWGTGGFKAIPAGGTLLAQLLASGKHNDISRPFDLDRFASGRLIDEAAGSGIAH; encoded by the coding sequence ATGACCCGACGCTATTCCGCCCTGTCGCTGTTCAAGGAGGGCCTGGCCGGCCAGACCGGCTGGCAGCCGGCCTGGCGCTCGCCAGAACCGAAGCCGTCCTATGACGCGATCGTCATTGGCGGCGGCGGCCATGGCCTGGCGACCGCCTATTACCTGGCCAAGAACCACAACATCGCAAGAGTAGCTGTGCTGGAAAGAGGTTGGATCGGCGGCGGCAACACCGGCCGCAACACCACCGTGGTGCGCTCCAACTACTATTATCCGGCAAGCGTCGAGCTCTACGGGCTGGCGCACCGGCTCTATGAGGGATTGTCGAAAGACCTGAACTACAACGTCATGCTGTCACAGCGCGGCATGGTCAATCTCTGCCACTCGACCGCCGAGATGGAGATCGGCGCACGCACCGTCAACGCCATGCAGATCAACGGCATCGATGCCGAGCTGTTTTCACCTGACGATGTGCGCCGGGTGGCGCCGATCTACAATTTTTCACCGGACGCACGCTTCCCGGTGTTCGGCGGCATCTGGCAAGGCAGGGCCGGAACGGCGCGCCATGACGCGGTCGCCTGGGGTTACGCGCGGGCGGCGAGCCGGCTCGGCGTCGACATCATCCAGAATTGCGAGATCACCGATTTCATCATCGAGGGCGGCCGCTGCCGCGGCGTCCAGACTTCGCGTGGCGCGATCCGTGCCGAGCGCATCGGCATGGCGGTGGCCGGGCATTCCTCGGTGCTGGCGGCCAAGGCCGGCTTCCGGCTGCCGATCAATTCCTACGCGCTACAAGCCTGTGTTTCCGAGCCGGTCAAGCCGATCCTCGACACGGTGGTGCTTTCGCCCGGCTGCGGCGTCTATGTCAGCCAGTCGGACAAGGGCGAGATCGTCATCGGCGGCGGCCTCGACCGCATCCCCTCCTATGCGCAACGCGGCAATCTGCCGACGCTGGAGGCGGTGATTGCCGGCCTGCTTGAGATGTTCCCGATCTTCGGCCAGTTGAAGCTGATGCGGCAATGGGCGGGCATTGTCGACGTCGTGCCGGACTCCTCGCCGATCATCGGCGAATCGCCGCTGCCCGGCCTGTTCCTCAATTGCGGCTGGGGCACGGGCGGCTTCAAGGCCATTCCCGCCGGCGGCACACTGCTGGCGCAATTGCTGGCGTCGGGCAAACACAACGACATCAGCCGCCCCTTCGATCTCGATCGCTTCGCCAGCGGGCGGCTGATCGACGAAGCGGCCGGCTCCGGCATCGCGCACTGA
- a CDS encoding helix-turn-helix domain-containing protein, with the protein MVQKHTSRSSSHPWIDTIWQTVCLSDGIYLATPDGSWDLIRSVAPDGQSVMFLSGQATEPVEVPYVEGEHSVVISFAAHVYLARDKEVRTGATVRFLDVKEDEFLLDGVELPLPTFLNAEALVDRMIVAGLLVSNDVVARAFTEKPKAASKRSVQQHFKNTTGITQKDFQLIRRAQEAVRRLKAGHSAVTVAFDLGYTDQSHMIRSIKKIMGSLPSNLDAVHKI; encoded by the coding sequence ATGGTCCAAAAGCACACCAGCCGGTCATCCTCCCATCCCTGGATCGACACGATCTGGCAAACTGTGTGTTTAAGTGACGGAATTTATCTGGCCACACCGGACGGATCGTGGGATCTGATCCGCAGCGTCGCCCCGGATGGTCAATCCGTTATGTTTCTAAGCGGGCAGGCAACTGAGCCCGTCGAAGTGCCATACGTTGAAGGTGAGCACTCCGTTGTCATCTCCTTTGCCGCCCATGTCTATCTTGCGCGCGACAAAGAGGTGCGAACCGGCGCGACCGTCCGTTTTCTAGATGTAAAAGAAGACGAATTTTTACTCGACGGAGTTGAACTGCCGCTCCCAACATTTCTGAACGCCGAAGCTCTTGTCGATCGGATGATCGTGGCAGGGTTGCTCGTTTCCAACGACGTTGTGGCCAGGGCCTTTACCGAAAAACCCAAAGCCGCCTCCAAACGCTCGGTACAACAGCATTTCAAAAACACCACCGGCATTACGCAGAAAGATTTTCAGCTGATCCGTCGCGCGCAGGAAGCGGTGCGGCGCTTGAAAGCCGGTCATAGCGCCGTAACGGTGGCTTTCGACCTTGGCTACACGGATCAATCGCACATGATCAGGTCCATCAAGAAGATAATGGGTTCGTTGCCATCAAACCTTGATGCGGTTCACAAGATCTGA
- a CDS encoding aldehyde dehydrogenase family protein: MTLFRQNLIDGEWVGEAGSRNINPSDTGDVVGDYASAGAEQAGQAIAAAKAAFPAWSRSGPLARHAVLKKTADEIMARKDEIGRNLAREEGKTLAEGIGETIRAAQIFDFFAGETLRLTGEVVPSVRPGVGVEMTREAVGVVGIITPWNFPIAIPAWKIAPALTHGNTVVFKPAELVPESAWTIVDILHRAGLPKGVLNLVMGKGSVVGQAMLDSPDVNAISFTGSVGTGKRVAAASIEHMRKFQLEMGGKNPLVVLDDADLAVAVDCALNGAFFSTGQRCTASSRLVVTEGIHDRFVDALKDRMSKLVIGDALDAQTQIGPVVDATQLKQDEDYIAIGVREGATLAFGGERLDRKAPGFYLQPALLTEATNAMRSSREEIFGPVASVIRVKDYDEALAVANDTPFGLTSGICTSSLKHATHFKRNSEAGMVMVNLPTAGVDFHVPFGGRKGSSYGPREQGRYAAEFYTTVKTAYTFAG; this comes from the coding sequence ATGACGCTGTTTCGACAGAACCTCATCGATGGCGAATGGGTCGGCGAGGCCGGTTCGCGTAACATCAACCCCTCGGATACCGGCGATGTCGTCGGCGACTATGCCTCGGCGGGAGCCGAGCAGGCGGGTCAAGCGATCGCGGCGGCCAAGGCGGCGTTTCCGGCATGGTCCCGTTCCGGTCCGCTGGCGCGCCACGCGGTGCTGAAAAAGACCGCCGACGAGATCATGGCGCGCAAGGACGAGATCGGCCGCAATCTGGCGCGTGAGGAAGGCAAGACGCTGGCCGAAGGCATCGGCGAGACCATTCGCGCTGCCCAGATATTCGACTTCTTTGCCGGGGAAACATTGCGTTTGACCGGAGAGGTCGTACCGAGCGTGCGACCGGGCGTCGGCGTTGAGATGACGCGCGAGGCGGTCGGCGTCGTCGGCATCATCACGCCGTGGAATTTCCCCATCGCCATTCCGGCGTGGAAGATTGCGCCGGCGCTGACCCACGGCAACACCGTCGTCTTCAAGCCGGCCGAGCTGGTTCCGGAGAGCGCCTGGACCATCGTCGACATCCTGCATCGCGCCGGCCTGCCGAAGGGCGTGCTCAATCTCGTCATGGGCAAGGGCTCGGTCGTTGGTCAGGCGATGCTCGACAGTCCCGATGTCAACGCCATCAGCTTCACCGGCTCGGTCGGCACCGGCAAGCGCGTCGCCGCGGCAAGCATCGAGCATATGCGCAAGTTCCAGCTTGAAATGGGCGGCAAGAACCCGCTGGTCGTGCTCGACGATGCCGACCTTGCGGTCGCCGTCGATTGCGCGCTCAATGGCGCCTTCTTCTCGACCGGCCAGCGCTGCACTGCCTCGTCCCGGCTTGTCGTGACGGAGGGCATTCATGATCGCTTCGTCGACGCCCTCAAGGATCGCATGAGCAAACTGGTGATCGGCGATGCGCTCGACGCGCAGACCCAGATCGGCCCGGTCGTCGACGCGACGCAGCTGAAGCAGGACGAGGACTACATCGCCATCGGCGTCAGGGAAGGTGCCACGCTTGCCTTCGGCGGCGAGCGGCTCGATCGCAAGGCGCCGGGCTTCTACTTGCAGCCGGCATTGCTGACTGAGGCCACCAACGCCATGCGCAGTTCGCGCGAGGAGATTTTCGGCCCTGTCGCCAGCGTCATCCGCGTCAAGGACTATGACGAGGCGCTTGCCGTCGCCAACGACACGCCCTTCGGCTTGACCTCGGGCATCTGCACCTCGAGCCTCAAGCATGCCACCCACTTCAAGCGCAATTCGGAGGCCGGCATGGTGATGGTCAACCTGCCGACGGCGGGCGTCGACTTCCATGTTCCCTTCGGCGGCCGCAAGGGCTCGAGCTACGGCCCGCGCGAACAAGGCCGCTACGCGGCGGAATTCTACACCACGGTGAAGACCGCCTATACGTTCGCTGGCTGA
- a CDS encoding sarcosine oxidase subunit alpha family protein, producing the protein MTASRLATGGSAIDRSRPIRFSFDCATVQGFAGDTIASALLAGDVAVVGRSFKYHRPRGIWGAGVEEPNALVDIGGPRATPNTRATTEPARDGLVAKSVNATPSALTDRNAFLDRFARFIPAAFYYKTFMWPDWHRFESRIRAMAGLGKVDADWTSPGMADQVNHHCDVLVVGAGPAGLAAARLASGAGLTVTLVDDQQSPGGSLGHRAAEIDDKPAAAWIAETVAALGSAGQLILPSTTAFGIYDHNLVGLNQRHFDGRPDTLWRVRPRRIVLATGAIERPLPFANNDLPGILSADAALAYLRRHAVLVGRRIVVATNNDSAYEVAGALAEAGADVALVDIRRNGTPNAPANVRLIKGRALASASGRLRVDGVTLDDGSRLDADCVLISGGWTPTIHLFGQAKGKLAWSEARAAFLPGDPVDGIAVVGAAAGAVALSEVFAGAGTAVASLGQTKAALPRSTGPEATGGIRPAWPIPGSKGRIWIDYQNDVTVKDVELAARENFVSVEHLKRYTTLGMATDQGKTSNLPGLALMAGITGRTVPEVGTTTYRPPFTPVPLASFAGARVGELMAPVRRLPLENVHRSSGAVFQEYGGWLRPAHYGGSTDAERSIADEALRARQSVALFDGSTLGKIEVIGPQAAAFVDFLYYNTMSTLKPGRCRYGFMLSENGVVFDDGVLVRLDEHRFVVSCSSSHVAAVHARLEEWRQDRFGRGAVYIHNATSDMATLTVSGPNARKLLEALDLGLSLDDADLPHMAIGHGTYAGDEVRIARVSFTGDRSYEISIRADRAEPLWARLRQAGQAFDAIVIGLEALMILRAEKGFIVIGKDTDGTTLPHDLGVDGPRAKRQTEFVGRRSLFTEEASRDNRMQLVGLAVPQGEAPLPTGAHGIKRIDGGLRSQGFVTSSYQSPTLGRPVALGLIERGATRHGETIDIQHLGKISKATITAPCAFDPAGERLHA; encoded by the coding sequence GTGACCGCCTCGCGTCTTGCCACCGGCGGCAGCGCCATCGACCGGTCGCGCCCGATCCGTTTCAGCTTCGACTGCGCCACCGTGCAAGGCTTTGCCGGCGACACCATCGCCTCGGCGCTGCTGGCGGGTGACGTCGCGGTCGTCGGCCGCAGCTTCAAGTACCACCGGCCGCGCGGCATCTGGGGCGCAGGCGTGGAAGAACCGAACGCGCTGGTCGATATTGGCGGCCCACGGGCGACGCCGAACACGCGGGCCACGACCGAGCCGGCGCGCGACGGGCTGGTGGCGAAAAGCGTCAACGCGACGCCCAGTGCGCTGACCGACCGCAACGCCTTCCTCGACCGTTTTGCGCGCTTCATCCCGGCCGCGTTCTACTACAAGACTTTCATGTGGCCGGACTGGCACAGGTTCGAGTCACGCATCCGCGCCATGGCGGGGCTGGGCAAAGTCGATGCCGACTGGACCTCGCCGGGCATGGCGGACCAGGTCAACCACCATTGCGACGTGCTGGTGGTGGGCGCGGGGCCGGCTGGGCTGGCGGCGGCAAGACTGGCGTCTGGCGCTGGTCTGACCGTCACACTGGTCGACGACCAGCAGAGCCCCGGCGGATCGCTTGGCCATCGTGCCGCTGAGATCGACGACAAACCGGCGGCGGCCTGGATTGCGGAGACGGTTGCAGCACTTGGCTCGGCCGGCCAGCTGATCCTGCCTTCGACCACTGCCTTCGGCATTTACGACCACAATCTGGTCGGGCTGAACCAGCGCCATTTCGACGGCCGGCCGGATACGCTGTGGCGGGTCAGGCCGCGCCGGATCGTGCTGGCGACCGGCGCCATCGAGCGTCCGCTGCCTTTCGCCAATAACGACCTGCCGGGCATCCTGTCGGCGGATGCGGCGCTCGCTTATCTCCGGCGCCACGCCGTACTTGTCGGCCGCCGCATCGTCGTCGCCACCAACAATGACAGCGCTTACGAAGTTGCGGGCGCGCTCGCCGAGGCTGGGGCTGACGTTGCGCTTGTGGACATTCGGCGCAACGGCACGCCTAACGCGCCCGCCAATGTCCGGCTGATCAAAGGGCGCGCCCTGGCTTCCGCCAGCGGCAGACTGCGCGTCGACGGCGTGACGCTCGACGACGGCTCCAGGTTGGATGCCGATTGTGTGCTGATCTCCGGCGGCTGGACGCCGACCATTCATCTCTTCGGCCAGGCCAAGGGCAAGCTCGCCTGGAGCGAGGCGCGCGCGGCCTTCCTGCCCGGCGATCCGGTCGACGGCATCGCCGTGGTTGGTGCCGCAGCCGGCGCGGTCGCCTTGTCGGAGGTGTTTGCTGGCGCCGGCACCGCCGTTGCATCGCTCGGCCAGACGAAGGCTGCCCTACCGCGCAGCACCGGACCGGAGGCGACGGGCGGCATCCGCCCGGCATGGCCGATTCCGGGCTCGAAGGGACGCATCTGGATCGACTATCAGAACGACGTGACGGTGAAGGACGTCGAACTGGCGGCGCGCGAAAACTTCGTCTCGGTCGAACATCTGAAGCGCTACACCACGCTCGGCATGGCGACCGACCAGGGCAAGACCTCCAATCTGCCGGGCCTGGCGCTGATGGCCGGTATCACCGGCCGCACGGTGCCGGAGGTCGGCACCACCACCTATCGGCCGCCGTTCACGCCGGTGCCGTTGGCAAGCTTTGCCGGGGCGCGCGTCGGCGAATTGATGGCGCCTGTGCGCCGGCTGCCGCTCGAAAACGTCCACCGTTCCAGCGGCGCCGTCTTCCAGGAATATGGCGGCTGGCTGCGCCCAGCCCACTATGGCGGCAGTACTGACGCGGAGCGTTCGATCGCGGACGAGGCGCTACGCGCCCGTCAATCTGTGGCGCTGTTCGATGGCTCGACGCTCGGCAAGATCGAGGTAATCGGACCGCAGGCGGCGGCGTTCGTCGATTTCCTCTACTACAACACCATGTCGACGCTGAAACCGGGGCGCTGCCGCTACGGCTTCATGCTGTCGGAGAATGGCGTGGTCTTCGACGACGGCGTGCTGGTGCGGCTGGACGAGCATCGCTTCGTCGTGTCGTGCTCGTCCTCGCATGTAGCTGCCGTCCATGCGCGGCTGGAGGAATGGCGCCAGGACCGCTTCGGGCGCGGCGCCGTCTACATCCACAACGCTACATCAGACATGGCGACGCTGACCGTCTCGGGGCCAAACGCCCGAAAACTGCTCGAAGCGCTGGACCTCGGTCTCTCGCTCGACGACGCCGACCTGCCGCATATGGCGATCGGTCATGGCACCTATGCCGGTGACGAAGTCCGCATCGCCCGCGTCAGCTTCACCGGCGACAGGAGCTACGAAATCTCGATCCGTGCCGATCGAGCCGAGCCGCTATGGGCGCGACTGCGCCAGGCCGGCCAGGCGTTCGATGCCATCGTCATCGGCCTCGAAGCGCTGATGATCCTGCGCGCCGAGAAAGGCTTTATCGTCATCGGCAAGGACACTGACGGCACCACGCTGCCGCACGATCTCGGCGTCGACGGTCCGCGCGCCAAGCGCCAGACCGAGTTCGTCGGCCGCCGCTCGCTGTTCACCGAAGAGGCCTCGCGCGACAACCGCATGCAGCTTGTCGGATTGGCGGTGCCGCAAGGCGAAGCGCCGCTGCCGACCGGCGCGCATGGCATCAAACGGATCGACGGCGGATTGCGCAGCCAGGGCTTTGTCACCTCGAGCTACCAGAGCCCGACGCTTGGCCGCCCGGTTGCGCTCGGCCTGATCGAGCGCGGCGCGACGCGCCATGGCGAGACGATCGACATCCAGCATCTCGGCAAGATCAGCAAGGCGACGATTACCGCCCCTTGCGCCTTCGACCCGGCAGGAGAGCGGCTGCATGCGTGA
- a CDS encoding TetR/AcrR family transcriptional regulator gives MAALETTIQRAGATGNIKATREDWLKLALETLISDGVERVRVLTLGQKLDVSRSSFYWYFKSRQDLLDQLLDYWRQTNTKFIVERARRPSATVIRGVMSIFECWVDERLFDPQLDFAIRAWARRSPAIRRALDEADEERVNAIRDMFMRHGYDEVDAFVRARVLYFMQIGYYSLELNEPMSSRLAQVASYLRSFTGQEPSPQDVEDFSRYVEKTVPRSR, from the coding sequence ATGGCAGCTCTCGAAACGACGATCCAGCGCGCCGGCGCCACCGGCAACATCAAGGCCACTCGCGAAGACTGGCTGAAGCTTGCGCTTGAAACGTTGATCTCGGATGGCGTCGAACGTGTCCGCGTGCTGACGCTGGGCCAGAAGCTCGATGTGTCGCGTTCCAGCTTCTACTGGTATTTCAAGAGCCGGCAGGATCTGCTCGACCAGTTGCTCGACTACTGGCGGCAGACCAACACCAAATTCATCGTCGAACGCGCCAGGCGGCCTTCCGCCACCGTCATCCGCGGGGTGATGAGCATTTTCGAATGCTGGGTGGACGAAAGGCTGTTCGATCCGCAACTGGATTTCGCGATCAGGGCCTGGGCTCGCCGGTCGCCTGCCATCCGGCGCGCGCTCGACGAGGCCGACGAGGAGCGCGTCAACGCCATTCGCGACATGTTCATGCGTCATGGCTATGACGAGGTGGATGCGTTCGTGCGGGCCCGCGTGCTCTATTTCATGCAGATCGGCTATTACTCGCTCGAACTCAACGAGCCGATGAGCAGCCGCCTGGCTCAAGTTGCCTCGTATCTGCGCAGTTTTACCGGCCAGGAGCCGTCACCCCAGGACGTCGAGGATTTCTCGCGCTACGTCGAGAAAACCGTTCCCCGCAGCCGCTAG
- a CDS encoding FAD-dependent oxidoreductase: protein MKSQYRAIVIGGGVVGASVLYHLAKFGWSDVALIEREVLTAGSSWHAAGGFHALNADPNIAALQAYTIDLLSEVGKESGQSIGMHMTGGISVASAPERWEWLKASYRIFQTMGIDDVHLVGVDEIKQRCPILNTDGMLGGLYAAREGHIDPSGVVHAYAKAARLRGADIIEHNRVLELNRRADGCWDVVTEKGTVIAEHVVNAGGLWAKQVGRMAGIDLPVSPMEHHYLVTEALPEIQALDKELPLIVDLEGFTYMRQEQKGLLLGIYEINHKHWNMDGAPWDYGIELIQEDTDRIADELALGFSRYPCLENAGIKRWVNGAFTFSPDGNPLVGPVRGVPNYWVACGVMAGFLQGGGVGKSLAEWMIHGEPEADVYGMDIARYGDFASNREYIRQTTGQFYSRRFVMSYPNEQLPAGRPLKTAGAHDAMDAAGARWGNSWGMEVPLYFAPQGFVETPTLKRSNAFDIVAQECRKVREGVGLLDISAFSRYEITGPQAEAWLNRLLACALPKPGRAKLAPMLGENGKLKGDLTVFNWGDGSWWIMGSYYLRQWHMRWFEQHLADGVTVRDISDTVVGFSLAGPNARLLLERLTHQDVSHEAFGFLACRTLDVGLVRAKVGRLSVIGELGYEIHCRANEHAALRRALLTAGKDLGVTEYGFGAVNSLRLEKSFGIWSREFTQDYTPDETGMDRWVAFDKGDFIGREAALKEQKVPSRRTLVTLEIDAAGADASGYEPIWNKGRLAGFVTSGGYGHTVGKSLAMALVDRDAAGIDTELTTHIVGVERGARVIASSPYDPLGKAMRA from the coding sequence ATGAAATCCCAATATAGGGCGATCGTCATCGGCGGCGGCGTGGTTGGGGCCTCGGTGCTCTATCACCTGGCAAAGTTCGGCTGGAGCGACGTCGCGCTGATCGAACGCGAGGTGCTGACCGCAGGGTCGAGCTGGCATGCGGCCGGCGGCTTCCATGCGCTGAATGCCGATCCCAACATCGCCGCGCTGCAAGCCTATACGATCGACCTGCTCTCCGAGGTCGGGAAGGAATCGGGCCAGAGCATCGGCATGCACATGACCGGCGGCATCTCGGTCGCCTCGGCGCCGGAGCGTTGGGAATGGCTGAAGGCCTCCTACCGCATCTTCCAGACCATGGGCATCGACGATGTCCATCTGGTCGGCGTCGATGAGATCAAGCAGCGCTGCCCGATCCTCAACACCGACGGCATGCTGGGTGGGCTCTATGCCGCGCGCGAAGGCCATATCGATCCCTCGGGCGTCGTGCACGCCTATGCCAAGGCCGCCAGGCTGCGCGGCGCCGACATCATCGAGCACAACCGCGTGCTGGAACTCAATCGCCGCGCCGACGGCTGCTGGGACGTGGTCACCGAGAAGGGCACGGTGATTGCCGAGCACGTCGTCAATGCCGGCGGGCTGTGGGCCAAGCAGGTCGGCCGGATGGCCGGCATCGACCTGCCGGTATCGCCGATGGAGCACCATTATCTCGTCACCGAGGCGCTGCCCGAAATCCAGGCGCTGGACAAGGAATTGCCGCTGATCGTCGATCTCGAAGGCTTCACCTATATGCGCCAGGAGCAGAAGGGCCTGCTGCTCGGCATCTACGAGATCAACCACAAGCACTGGAACATGGACGGAGCGCCGTGGGACTACGGCATCGAACTGATCCAGGAAGACACTGACCGCATCGCCGACGAGCTGGCGCTCGGCTTCAGCCGCTACCCTTGCCTGGAGAATGCCGGCATCAAGCGCTGGGTGAACGGCGCCTTCACCTTCTCGCCGGACGGCAATCCGCTGGTCGGCCCGGTGCGCGGCGTGCCCAATTACTGGGTGGCGTGCGGCGTCATGGCCGGCTTCCTGCAAGGCGGCGGCGTCGGCAAGTCGCTTGCCGAATGGATGATCCATGGCGAGCCGGAAGCTGATGTCTACGGCATGGACATCGCCCGCTACGGCGACTTCGCCTCCAACCGCGAATACATCAGGCAGACCACCGGGCAATTCTATTCGCGCCGCTTCGTCATGAGCTATCCGAACGAGCAGCTGCCGGCGGGACGGCCCTTGAAGACGGCCGGCGCGCATGACGCCATGGACGCAGCCGGAGCGCGCTGGGGCAATTCGTGGGGCATGGAAGTGCCGCTCTATTTCGCGCCGCAAGGCTTCGTCGAGACACCGACGCTGAAGCGCTCCAACGCCTTCGACATCGTCGCACAGGAATGCCGCAAGGTGCGCGAAGGCGTCGGCCTGCTCGATATATCAGCCTTCTCGCGCTACGAGATCACCGGCCCACAGGCCGAGGCCTGGCTCAACCGGCTGCTCGCCTGTGCGCTGCCCAAGCCGGGTCGCGCCAAACTCGCGCCGATGCTGGGTGAGAACGGCAAGCTCAAGGGCGACCTCACCGTCTTCAACTGGGGCGATGGCTCCTGGTGGATCATGGGCTCCTACTATCTGCGCCAGTGGCACATGCGCTGGTTCGAACAGCATCTGGCTGACGGCGTCACAGTCCGCGATATCTCGGACACGGTCGTCGGCTTCTCTCTGGCCGGACCCAATGCGCGTCTTCTGCTTGAGCGGCTGACACACCAGGATGTCTCGCACGAGGCCTTCGGATTCCTCGCCTGCAGGACGCTCGATGTCGGACTGGTGCGGGCCAAGGTCGGGCGACTGTCGGTCATCGGCGAACTTGGCTACGAGATCCATTGCCGGGCCAATGAGCACGCGGCGCTGCGCCGCGCGCTGCTGACGGCAGGCAAGGACCTCGGCGTGACCGAATACGGCTTCGGCGCGGTCAATTCGCTGCGGCTCGAAAAGAGTTTTGGCATCTGGTCGCGCGAGTTCACGCAGGACTATACGCCTGATGAGACCGGGATGGACCGCTGGGTCGCCTTCGACAAGGGCGATTTCATCGGGCGCGAGGCGGCCCTGAAAGAGCAGAAGGTTCCATCGAGGCGCACGCTGGTGACACTCGAAATCGACGCGGCGGGCGCTGATGCCAGCGGCTACGAGCCTATCTGGAACAAGGGCAGACTTGCCGGCTTCGTCACCTCGGGCGGCTATGGCCACACGGTCGGCAAGAGCCTCGCCATGGCGCTGGTCGATCGCGATGCGGCCGGTATCGATACTGAGTTGACAACCCACATCGTCGGCGTCGAAAGAGGTGCGCGCGTCATCGCTTCGTCGCCATACGATCCACTAGGCAAGGCGATGCGGGCATGA